The following proteins are co-located in the Triticum aestivum cultivar Chinese Spring chromosome 1A, IWGSC CS RefSeq v2.1, whole genome shotgun sequence genome:
- the LOC123145736 gene encoding uncharacterized protein: protein MAKSMALLRPRLAAALLALCACAMAAPAAGANVSITTCRSFCGNITVDYPFALHAGCGHAGFRDLLYCIDRTLMLHLPSGSYRVLDVDYAYRGLTLHDPAMSDCRAIDRSPGGRGNGFVVEPWRAPFLAPDPDNVFLLLGCRASSPLFQGFPDRHLPCRNVSGMGCGDYYGCPAWDDYGRRPSGAAYGSAVPPECCAVSWGAIRAVNVSRLQCEGYSSAYSLAPVRAEGAGGWAYGIRVAWALPEANRGFCGACRATGGVCGHDVESRGDLCLCGDWNSTSNCDSSADAAPSSAAAPGAAIATLLLALLASGLSSGSMANM, encoded by the exons ATGGCAAAATCAATGGCGCTCCTCCGTCCGCGCCTAGCCGCCGCCCTGCTCGCTCTGTGCGCGTGCGCCATGGCTGCGCCGGCGGCCGGCGCCAACGTGTCGATCACGACGTGCCGGTCCTTCTGCGGCAACATCACGGTGGACTACCCGTTCGCGCTCCACGCCGGGTGCGGCCACGCGGGGTTCCGCGACCTGCTCTACTGCATCGACCGCACGCTCATGCTGCACCTCCCCTCGGGCTCCTACCGCGTCCTCGACGTCGACTACGCCTACCGCGGCCTCACTCTGCACGACCCGGCCATGTCCGACTGCCGCGCCATCGACCGCTCCCCGGGCGGCCGGGGCAACGGGTTCGTCGTCGAGCCGTGGCGCGCGCCGTTCCTGGCCCCTGACCCGGACAACGTGTTCCTCCTCCTCGGCTGCCGCGCCAGCTCGCCGCTCTTCCAGGGCTTCCCCGACCGCCACCTGCCGTGCCGGAACGTGTCCGGGATGGGGTGCGGCGACTACTACGGCTGCCCCGCGTGGGACGACTACGGGCGCCGGCCATCGGGGGCGGCGTACGGGTCGGCCGTGCCGCCCGAGTGCTGCGCCGTGTCGTGGGGCGCCATCCGGGCGGTGAACGTGAGCCGGCTCCAGTGCGAGGGGTACAGCAGCGCGTACAGCCTCGCGCCGGTGCGCGCGGAGGGGGCCGGCGGCTGGGCGTACGGCATCCGGGTGGCGTGGGCGCTGCCGGAGGCGAACCGGGGGTTCTGCGGCGCGTGCCGCGCCACGGGCGGGGTGTGCGGCCACGACGTGGAGAGCCGCGGCGACCTCTGCCTCTGCGGTGACTGGAACTCGACCTCCAACTGCGACTCCTCGGCGGACGCCGCGCCGTCAAGCGCCGCGGCGCCTGGCGCCGCCATTGCCACTCTTCTCTTGGCCCTTCTCGCCTCAG GATTGTCGTCCGGATCAATGGCGAACATGTGA